In a genomic window of Streptomyces sp. NBC_01142:
- the gabT gene encoding 4-aminobutyrate--2-oxoglutarate transaminase: MTAIPQERRVVTAIPGPKSIELQARRTATVAGGVGSVLPVFTARAGGGVIEDVDGNRLIDFGSGIAVTSVGASAEAVVRRAAAQLADFTHTCFMVTPYEGYVEVCEQLAELTPGDHAKKSALFNSGAEAVENAVKIARAHTKRQAVVVFDHGYHGRTNLTMALTAKNMPYKHGFGPFAPEVYRVPVAYGYRWPTGPENCGAEASAQAIDQISKQVGADNVAAIIIEPVLGEGGFIEPAKGFLPAIAKFAKDNGIVFVADEIQSGFCRTGQWFASEDEGVVPDLITTAKGIAGGLPLAAVTGRAEIMDAAHAGGLGGTYGGNPVACAAALGSIETMKELDLNGKAKRIEEVMKGRLAAMQEKYDIIGDIRGRGAMIAIELVKDPVSKTPNPEATAALAKACHAEGLLILTCGTYGNVLRFLPPLVIGEDLLNEGLDIIEQALAGV, encoded by the coding sequence ATGACCGCAATCCCGCAGGAGCGCCGCGTCGTCACCGCCATCCCCGGCCCGAAGTCGATCGAGCTGCAGGCCCGCCGTACCGCCACGGTCGCCGGTGGTGTGGGGTCCGTCCTGCCCGTCTTCACCGCCCGCGCCGGCGGCGGTGTCATCGAGGACGTGGACGGCAACCGCCTCATCGACTTCGGGTCCGGCATCGCCGTGACCTCCGTGGGCGCCTCCGCCGAGGCCGTCGTACGCCGCGCCGCCGCGCAGCTCGCCGACTTCACCCACACCTGTTTCATGGTCACGCCCTACGAGGGGTACGTCGAGGTCTGTGAGCAACTCGCCGAGCTCACCCCCGGCGACCACGCCAAGAAGTCCGCGCTCTTCAACTCCGGCGCGGAGGCCGTCGAGAACGCCGTCAAGATCGCGCGTGCCCACACCAAGCGGCAGGCGGTCGTGGTGTTCGACCACGGCTACCACGGGCGTACCAACCTGACGATGGCGCTGACCGCCAAGAACATGCCGTACAAGCACGGCTTCGGTCCGTTCGCCCCTGAGGTCTACCGCGTCCCGGTCGCCTACGGCTACCGCTGGCCGACCGGCCCGGAGAACTGCGGCGCCGAGGCGTCCGCCCAGGCCATCGACCAGATCTCCAAGCAGGTCGGCGCCGACAACGTCGCCGCGATCATCATCGAGCCGGTCCTCGGCGAGGGCGGCTTCATCGAGCCGGCCAAGGGCTTCCTGCCCGCCATCGCGAAGTTCGCGAAGGACAACGGGATCGTGTTCGTGGCGGACGAGATCCAGTCCGGGTTCTGCCGGACCGGCCAGTGGTTCGCCTCCGAGGACGAGGGCGTCGTCCCCGACCTGATCACCACCGCCAAGGGCATCGCCGGCGGCCTCCCGCTCGCCGCCGTCACCGGCCGCGCCGAGATCATGGACGCCGCGCACGCGGGCGGCCTCGGCGGCACCTACGGCGGCAACCCGGTGGCCTGCGCCGCCGCGCTCGGCTCCATCGAGACGATGAAGGAGCTCGACCTCAACGGCAAGGCCAAGCGCATCGAGGAGGTCATGAAGGGCCGCCTCGCCGCGATGCAGGAGAAGTACGACATCATCGGCGACATCCGTGGCCGCGGCGCGATGATCGCGATCGAGCTGGTCAAGGACCCCGTGTCCAAGACGCCGAACCCGGAGGCGACCGCCGCGCTCGCCAAGGCCTGCCACGCCGAGGGTCTGCTCATCCTCACCTGCGGCACGTACGGCAATGTGCTGCGCTTCCTGCCCCCGCTGGTCATCGGCGAGGACCTGCTGAACGAGGGGCTCGACATCATCGAGCAGGCGCTCGCGGGCGTGTGA
- a CDS encoding ATP-binding protein, with product MESEGTFDARGASGARGMRGNPVPRPAGPPPAVPPAVPPGIPALPGHAPITRPAVVDWLRTPRPAAAPGIWRIGHRERPEEEPERVPARRLFAGALVALLSGWLLWSLLWNGYLGRYWLWPLLVLTPDSWRSDPPAWATASYVYYAIIGGGLLVFFARIGHVPEIWHRYVRRADKPVTAPPPPPEADPADWPDLRSAGLLEAAAQLAEATRAGTLGDVDYARIKRAWQGVHARPDRLAAFTDTVRRHGAAACAHPSGVRDLPVRSATHDLATAQVKIGTAVDDPRNPYARRTTGVALEPALLGTSLVAVGPSGSGKSVRLVRPVVESMCLLALANRAAVVAVTAYGTGLAPDDAFDLVIAVGRPDSTHDLDLYGGADDPDEAARMLAEALVGDLAATLPSGDSRRAATALAQLIGPYQSVHGHFPPVPELRELLGGAPAAVDALRTALDASDDPGAAAQLRELDARERQSARADDIGVLLSERIAFLDRPAFAQFFRTDGGGRQFSLRAIEHPLRVRIDLPERGHAEASRILARLVLAQFTEAALTRSDQSLFACLVLDDATYTVTGDSVRAVQRLRSANAGVVLALRTLEDVPEPLRGPLLGAVGCRMAFAGLAPWDGGRFAETWGTEWVQTRDVTNRQIISDEPLTKALHLMRRLVTGKAATAEAITVREVERARWSASDLAHAVPAGHAVLSLTTVRGEHAPPLLVDLRT from the coding sequence ATGGAATCCGAAGGCACATTCGACGCACGGGGCGCGAGCGGTGCGCGCGGTATGCGCGGCAATCCTGTGCCGCGTCCCGCCGGGCCACCCCCGGCCGTGCCCCCCGCCGTCCCACCCGGCATCCCCGCGCTTCCCGGTCACGCCCCCATCACCCGGCCCGCCGTCGTCGACTGGCTGCGCACCCCCCGCCCGGCCGCCGCTCCCGGCATCTGGCGCATCGGCCACCGCGAGCGTCCCGAGGAGGAGCCCGAGCGCGTCCCCGCACGCCGTCTCTTCGCCGGCGCCCTTGTCGCACTGCTCAGCGGCTGGCTCCTGTGGTCCCTGCTCTGGAACGGCTACCTCGGCCGCTACTGGCTCTGGCCCCTCCTCGTCCTGACCCCGGACTCCTGGCGTTCCGACCCGCCCGCCTGGGCCACCGCCAGCTACGTCTACTACGCGATCATCGGCGGCGGACTGCTGGTGTTCTTCGCCCGCATCGGGCACGTCCCGGAGATCTGGCACCGCTACGTACGCCGTGCCGACAAGCCCGTCACCGCCCCTCCACCGCCTCCCGAGGCCGACCCCGCCGACTGGCCGGACCTGCGCTCCGCCGGTCTGCTGGAAGCCGCCGCGCAGCTCGCCGAGGCCACCCGCGCCGGGACGCTCGGCGATGTCGACTACGCCAGGATCAAGCGCGCCTGGCAGGGCGTGCACGCCAGGCCCGACCGGCTGGCCGCCTTCACCGACACCGTGCGCCGGCACGGCGCGGCCGCCTGCGCCCATCCCTCCGGCGTACGGGACCTGCCGGTCCGCAGCGCCACGCACGATCTGGCCACCGCACAGGTCAAGATCGGCACCGCCGTCGACGACCCCCGCAACCCCTACGCGCGGCGCACCACCGGCGTCGCCCTGGAGCCCGCGCTGCTCGGCACCTCGCTGGTGGCCGTCGGGCCCTCCGGGTCCGGCAAGAGCGTGCGGCTGGTGCGCCCCGTCGTCGAGTCGATGTGCCTGCTCGCGCTCGCCAACCGTGCCGCCGTCGTCGCCGTCACGGCGTACGGCACCGGACTCGCCCCCGACGACGCCTTCGACCTCGTCATCGCCGTCGGCCGCCCCGACTCCACCCATGACCTCGACCTCTACGGCGGCGCCGACGACCCCGACGAGGCCGCCCGGATGCTCGCCGAAGCCCTCGTCGGAGACCTCGCCGCCACTCTCCCCAGCGGTGACAGCAGGCGCGCCGCCACCGCGCTGGCCCAGCTGATCGGCCCGTATCAAAGCGTCCACGGCCACTTCCCTCCCGTACCGGAGCTGCGCGAACTGCTCGGCGGCGCACCCGCCGCAGTCGATGCGCTGCGCACCGCCCTGGACGCCTCGGACGACCCCGGCGCCGCCGCCCAGCTGCGTGAACTGGACGCCCGTGAGCGGCAGTCCGCCCGCGCCGACGACATCGGCGTACTGCTGTCCGAGCGGATCGCCTTCCTGGACCGGCCCGCGTTCGCGCAGTTCTTCCGTACCGACGGCGGCGGCCGGCAGTTCTCGCTGCGCGCCATCGAGCACCCGCTGCGGGTCCGTATCGACCTGCCCGAGCGCGGCCACGCCGAGGCCTCCCGGATCCTCGCCCGCCTGGTCCTCGCACAGTTCACCGAGGCCGCGCTCACCCGCTCCGACCAGTCGCTCTTCGCCTGTCTGGTCCTGGACGACGCGACGTACACCGTGACCGGCGACTCGGTGCGCGCGGTACAGCGGCTGCGGTCGGCCAACGCCGGGGTGGTGCTGGCGCTGCGCACCCTGGAGGACGTACCGGAGCCGCTGCGCGGCCCGCTGCTCGGCGCGGTCGGCTGCCGGATGGCGTTCGCCGGACTCGCCCCCTGGGACGGCGGCCGCTTCGCCGAGACGTGGGGCACCGAATGGGTGCAGACCCGGGACGTCACCAACCGGCAGATCATCTCCGACGAGCCGCTGACCAAGGCGCTGCACCTGATGCGCCGCCTGGTCACCGGAAAGGCCGCAACCGCCGAGGCGATCACGGTGCGCGAGGTCGAGCGTGCCCGCTGGTCCGCGTCCGACCTCGCACATGCCGTGCCCGCGGGGCACGCCGTGCTCTCGCTGACGACCGTACGGGGGGAGCACGCGCCGCCCCTGCTGGTGGATCTGCGGACCTGA
- a CDS encoding PucR family transcriptional regulator — MPPTLASLVQHSALKLTVRAGEDRLETPVRWAHVSELADPVPYMEGGELLLVTAMTLDAEDHEAMRRYVRRLVGAGVVGLGFAVGVYYEDIPDALVDAAKEEGLPLLAVPRRTPFLAISKAVSAANAADQYRAVTAGFEAQRELTRAALAEGPDGVVARLATHIDGWAALYDASGAVVAAAPEWAARRAARLTGDVERLRERPAPASAVVGDTDDDRVELQSLGTGRRVRGALAVGTGAPLGTAERYAVHSAVALLTLSTERSRALQAAEQRLGAAVLRMLLSGQQDHARAVAGDLYGGLLDAPFRLLIAESAGEPDPAAEHPLQAFAELLESAAARAGEAVLAVPDIDDRLVVLAADGGAVVAACATAYADKESEDAAVVVGLSATTGPIAAAGAYKQAEQALSVARRRGRALVEHEELASGSILPLLADDAVRAFADGMLRALYEHDATGRGDLVASLRAWLSRHGQWDAAAADLGVHRHTLRYRMRRVEEILGRSLDDPDVRMELWLSLKTTSAPSTE, encoded by the coding sequence ATGCCGCCCACGCTTGCCTCGCTCGTCCAGCACTCGGCGCTCAAACTCACCGTGCGCGCCGGGGAGGACCGGCTGGAGACACCCGTGCGCTGGGCGCATGTCAGTGAGCTCGCCGACCCCGTTCCGTACATGGAGGGCGGCGAGCTGCTGCTCGTCACGGCGATGACCCTGGACGCCGAGGATCACGAGGCGATGCGCCGCTATGTGCGCAGGCTGGTGGGCGCCGGCGTCGTCGGGCTCGGCTTCGCCGTCGGCGTGTACTACGAGGACATCCCCGACGCGCTCGTCGACGCGGCGAAGGAGGAGGGGCTGCCGCTGCTCGCCGTCCCGCGCCGCACCCCCTTCCTCGCCATCAGCAAGGCGGTCTCGGCCGCGAACGCCGCCGACCAGTACCGGGCGGTGACGGCTGGCTTCGAGGCCCAGCGCGAGCTGACGCGCGCCGCCCTCGCCGAGGGCCCCGACGGTGTCGTCGCCCGCCTCGCCACGCACATCGACGGCTGGGCGGCGCTGTACGACGCCTCCGGCGCGGTCGTCGCCGCCGCGCCCGAGTGGGCGGCGCGGCGGGCTGCCAGGCTCACCGGCGACGTGGAGCGGCTGCGCGAGCGCCCGGCGCCCGCCAGCGCGGTGGTCGGCGACACGGACGACGACCGGGTCGAGCTGCAGTCACTGGGCACCGGGCGTCGCGTGAGGGGCGCGCTGGCAGTCGGCACGGGAGCGCCCCTGGGCACCGCCGAGCGGTACGCCGTGCACTCCGCCGTCGCCCTGCTGACGCTGTCCACGGAGCGTTCGCGCGCCCTCCAGGCGGCGGAGCAGCGGCTCGGCGCGGCGGTGCTGCGGATGCTTCTCTCCGGCCAGCAGGACCATGCGCGGGCGGTTGCCGGTGATCTGTACGGCGGCCTGCTGGACGCCCCCTTCCGGCTGCTGATCGCCGAATCCGCCGGAGAGCCGGATCCCGCGGCCGAGCATCCGCTCCAGGCGTTCGCCGAGTTGCTGGAATCGGCGGCCGCGCGGGCCGGCGAGGCGGTCCTGGCCGTACCGGACATCGACGACCGGCTGGTGGTGCTGGCCGCGGACGGCGGCGCGGTCGTCGCGGCCTGCGCGACGGCGTACGCGGACAAGGAGTCCGAGGACGCCGCGGTGGTCGTCGGGCTCTCGGCAACGACCGGGCCGATAGCCGCCGCAGGCGCCTACAAGCAGGCCGAGCAGGCCCTCTCGGTCGCCCGGCGCCGCGGTCGCGCCCTGGTCGAGCACGAGGAGCTGGCGTCCGGGTCGATCCTCCCGCTTCTCGCCGACGACGCGGTCCGCGCCTTCGCGGACGGGATGCTGCGCGCGCTGTACGAACACGACGCGACCGGCCGAGGCGACCTGGTCGCCTCGCTGCGGGCCTGGCTCTCGCGCCACGGCCAGTGGGACGCGGCCGCCGCCGACCTGGGCGTACACCGCCACACGCTGCGATACCGGATGCGCCGGGTGGAGGAGATCCTGGGCCGCTCGCTGGACGATCCGGACGTCCGGATGGAGCTGTGGCTGTCGCTGAAGACGACCTCGGCGCCGTCGACGGAGTAG
- a CDS encoding aldehyde dehydrogenase family protein: protein MTSTHAFWLAGRQATGEATFDVTSPWDGRLVGQVSVPTEAQIEEAVAAAHAVRDEFAATPAHVRAAALDHVSRRLVERTEEIAQLISAENGKPVKWARGEVGRAVSVFRFAAEEARRFNGGEAQRLDTDAGGQGRLALTRRFPKGTVLGIAPFNFPLNLCAHKIAPALAVGAPIILKPAPATPLSGLILGELLAETELPAGSWSVLPVPNDRMPALVQDERLPVISFTGSDKVGYAIMDSVPRKHCTLELGGNGAAVVLADFASEKDLDWAATRIATFSNYQGGQSCISVQRVIADASVYDRLLPKIVAAVETQVTGDPSDSATDVGPLVSEDAAKRVESWVEEAVQAGAKLLAGGKRDGASYAPTVLADVPADTTLACEEVFGPVLTVTRVDGEAEAFAAVNDSKYGLQAGVFTHDVQTAFRAHRALEVGGVIVGDVPSYRADQMPYGGAKQSGVGREGVRYAMDDYTYERVLVLTGLAL from the coding sequence ATGACTTCCACCCACGCCTTCTGGCTCGCCGGCCGCCAGGCCACCGGCGAGGCCACCTTCGACGTCACCTCCCCCTGGGACGGCCGGCTCGTCGGTCAGGTCTCCGTCCCGACCGAGGCCCAGATCGAGGAGGCCGTCGCCGCCGCGCACGCCGTGCGGGACGAGTTCGCGGCCACCCCGGCCCATGTGCGCGCCGCCGCCCTCGACCATGTCTCGCGCCGGCTCGTCGAGCGCACCGAGGAGATCGCCCAGCTGATCTCCGCCGAGAACGGCAAGCCGGTCAAGTGGGCCCGCGGTGAGGTCGGCCGTGCGGTCTCCGTCTTCCGCTTCGCGGCCGAGGAGGCCCGCCGCTTCAACGGCGGCGAGGCCCAGCGCCTCGACACCGACGCCGGCGGCCAGGGCCGGCTCGCGCTGACCCGCCGTTTCCCCAAGGGCACCGTCCTTGGCATCGCGCCGTTCAACTTCCCGCTGAACCTGTGCGCGCACAAGATCGCCCCGGCCCTCGCCGTCGGCGCGCCGATCATCCTCAAGCCCGCCCCGGCGACGCCGCTGTCCGGGCTGATCCTCGGTGAGCTGCTCGCCGAGACCGAGCTGCCCGCCGGTTCCTGGTCCGTGCTCCCGGTCCCGAACGACCGGATGCCCGCCCTCGTCCAGGACGAGCGGCTGCCGGTCATCTCCTTCACCGGCTCCGACAAGGTCGGCTACGCGATCATGGACTCGGTCCCGCGCAAGCACTGCACCCTGGAGCTGGGCGGCAACGGCGCGGCCGTCGTCCTCGCCGACTTCGCGAGCGAGAAGGACCTGGACTGGGCGGCGACCCGCATCGCCACCTTCTCCAACTACCAGGGCGGCCAGTCCTGCATCTCCGTGCAGCGCGTGATCGCCGACGCGTCGGTGTACGACCGCCTCCTGCCGAAGATCGTCGCGGCCGTCGAGACCCAGGTCACCGGCGACCCGTCCGACTCCGCCACCGACGTCGGCCCGCTGGTCAGCGAGGACGCCGCCAAGCGCGTGGAGTCCTGGGTGGAGGAGGCCGTGCAGGCCGGCGCGAAGCTGCTGGCCGGCGGCAAGCGCGACGGTGCCTCCTACGCGCCCACCGTCCTCGCCGACGTCCCGGCGGACACCACCCTCGCCTGCGAGGAGGTCTTCGGACCGGTCCTCACTGTCACCAGGGTCGACGGCGAGGCCGAGGCCTTCGCCGCTGTCAACGACTCCAAGTACGGCCTGCAGGCGGGCGTGTTCACGCACGATGTGCAGACCGCCTTCCGCGCCCACCGCGCACTCGAGGTCGGCGGCGTGATCGTCGGCGACGTCCCCTCGTACCGCGCGGACCAGATGCCGTACGGCGGCGCCAAGCAGTCCGGCGTCGGCCGCGAGGGCGTGCGGTACGCGATGGACGACTACACGTACGAGCGGGTGCTGGTCCTCACCGGACTGGCGCTGTAA
- a CDS encoding acyl-CoA dehydrogenase family protein: MSAPLEKTQPPKVSEREARQVAEAAREQNWRKPSFAKELFLGRFRLDLIHPHPMPAGEDSRRGEEFLSKLRVFCETKVDGALIEREARIPDEVINGLKELGALGMKIDIKYGGLGLTQVYYNKALALVGSANPALGALLSAHQSIGVPQPLKLFGTQEQKDAFLPRLARTDISAFLLTEPDVGSDPARLATSAIPDGDSYILDGVKLWTTNGVVADLLVVMARVPKSDGHKGGITAFVVEAASEGITVENRNAFMGLRGLENGVTRFHQVRVPAANRIGPEGAGLKIALTTLNTGRLSLPAMCVGAGKWCLKIAREWSTVREQWGKPVARHEAVGAKISFIAATTFALEAVVDLSSQMADEDRNDIRIEAALAKLYGSEMAWLMADELVQIRGGRGFETADSLAARGERAVPAEQMLRDLRINRIFEGSTEIMHLLIAREAVDAHLAVAGDIIDPDKPLSAKAKAGANAAAFYARWLPKLVTGPGQLPRTYGEFHPPGYPDLSSHLRYVERSSRKLARSTFYAMSRWQGRMETKQGFLGRIVDIGAELFAMSAACVRAELLRTSEEYGHEAYQLADVFCRQSRIRVEELFTRLWSNTDDLDHKVVNGVLFGSYTWLEQGIVDPSGEGPWIADASPGPAERDNVHRPIR; the protein is encoded by the coding sequence ATGTCCGCTCCACTCGAAAAGACCCAGCCTCCGAAGGTCAGTGAGCGCGAAGCACGACAGGTCGCCGAGGCCGCGCGCGAACAGAACTGGCGCAAGCCCAGTTTCGCCAAGGAGCTGTTCCTCGGCCGCTTCCGGCTCGATCTGATCCATCCGCATCCGATGCCGGCCGGCGAGGACAGCCGGCGGGGCGAGGAGTTTCTCTCGAAGCTGCGCGTCTTCTGCGAGACGAAGGTCGACGGCGCCCTCATCGAGCGCGAGGCGCGGATTCCCGACGAGGTGATCAATGGGCTCAAGGAGCTCGGCGCCCTCGGTATGAAGATCGACATCAAGTACGGCGGCCTCGGTCTCACCCAGGTGTACTACAACAAGGCGCTGGCTCTGGTCGGCTCGGCGAACCCGGCGCTGGGCGCGCTGCTCTCCGCCCACCAGTCGATCGGCGTCCCGCAGCCGCTGAAGCTCTTCGGCACGCAGGAGCAGAAGGACGCCTTCCTGCCGCGCCTGGCCCGCACCGACATCTCCGCCTTTCTGCTCACCGAACCCGACGTCGGCTCCGACCCCGCACGCCTGGCCACCTCGGCGATCCCGGACGGTGACTCGTACATCCTCGACGGCGTCAAGCTCTGGACGACGAACGGCGTGGTCGCCGACCTCCTCGTCGTCATGGCCCGCGTCCCCAAGTCGGACGGTCACAAGGGCGGCATCACGGCCTTCGTCGTCGAGGCGGCGAGCGAGGGCATCACCGTCGAGAACCGCAACGCCTTCATGGGCCTGCGCGGCCTCGAGAACGGCGTCACCCGCTTCCACCAGGTGCGCGTCCCCGCCGCGAACCGCATCGGCCCCGAGGGCGCGGGCCTCAAGATCGCCCTGACCACCCTCAACACCGGCCGCCTCTCCCTCCCCGCGATGTGCGTCGGCGCCGGCAAGTGGTGTCTGAAGATCGCCCGCGAATGGTCGACGGTGCGCGAGCAGTGGGGCAAGCCGGTCGCCCGGCACGAGGCCGTCGGCGCCAAGATCTCCTTCATCGCCGCCACCACCTTCGCCCTCGAGGCGGTCGTCGACCTCTCCTCGCAGATGGCCGACGAGGACCGCAACGATATCCGTATCGAGGCGGCGCTGGCCAAGCTGTACGGCTCCGAGATGGCCTGGCTGATGGCCGACGAACTGGTCCAGATCCGCGGCGGCCGCGGCTTCGAGACGGCGGACTCGCTGGCGGCCCGCGGCGAACGGGCCGTCCCGGCCGAGCAGATGCTGCGCGATCTGCGCATCAACCGCATCTTCGAGGGCTCGACCGAGATCATGCACCTCCTGATCGCCCGCGAGGCGGTCGACGCCCACCTCGCCGTGGCCGGCGACATCATCGACCCCGACAAGCCCCTGTCGGCCAAGGCCAAGGCGGGCGCGAACGCAGCGGCCTTCTACGCCCGCTGGCTCCCGAAACTGGTCACCGGACCGGGCCAGCTCCCGCGTACGTACGGTGAGTTCCACCCGCCCGGATATCCGGACCTCTCCTCGCACCTGCGCTACGTCGAGCGCTCGTCCCGCAAGCTGGCCCGCTCCACCTTCTACGCCATGTCCCGCTGGCAGGGCCGTATGGAGACCAAGCAGGGCTTCCTCGGCCGGATCGTCGACATCGGCGCGGAGCTCTTCGCGATGAGCGCGGCCTGCGTACGGGCCGAACTGCTGCGCACCTCCGAGGAGTACGGCCACGAGGCGTACCAACTGGCCGATGTCTTCTGCCGCCAGTCCCGTATCCGGGTCGAGGAACTCTTCACCCGCCTGTGGTCCAACACCGACGACCTCGACCACAAGGTGGTGAACGGCGTCCTGTTCGGTTCGTACACCTGGCTGGAACAGGGCATCGTCGACCCCAGCGGCGAAGGCCCCTGGATCGCCGACGCAAGCCCGGGCCCGGCCGAACGGGACAACGTGCACCGCCCGATCCGCTGA
- the dxr gene encoding 1-deoxy-D-xylulose-5-phosphate reductoisomerase, with amino-acid sequence MSDSPSPLADPHIAFDASDGRRDIVVLGSTGSIGTQAIDLVLRNPDRFRVTALSAAGGRVGLLAEQARQLRVDTVAVAREDVVPALREALAQEYGNDSVPEILAGPDAATELAASACHTVLNGITGSIGLAPTLAALEAGRTLALANKESLIVGGPLVKAVAKPGQIIPVDSEHAALFQALAAGTRADVRKLVVTASGGPFRGRTRAELANVTPKDALAHPTWAMGPVITINSATLVNKGLEVIEAHLLYDIPFDRIEVVVHPQSYVHSMVEFTDGSTMAQATPPDMRGPIAIGIGWPERVPDAAPAFDWSKASAWEFFPLDTEAFPSVGLARQVGELGGTAPAVFNAANEECVDAFLAGRLPFNGIMDTVTQVVAEHGAPAAGTSLTVADVLEAETWARSRARETAEKFSEGRPAEARA; translated from the coding sequence ATGAGCGACAGCCCATCCCCCCTCGCCGACCCGCACATCGCCTTCGACGCGTCCGACGGCCGCCGGGACATCGTCGTCCTCGGCTCCACCGGGTCCATCGGCACGCAGGCCATCGACCTGGTCCTGCGCAATCCCGACCGCTTCCGCGTCACCGCGCTCTCCGCAGCGGGCGGCCGGGTCGGACTCCTTGCCGAGCAGGCACGGCAGTTGCGTGTCGACACGGTCGCGGTGGCCCGCGAGGACGTGGTGCCCGCGCTGCGCGAGGCGCTGGCGCAGGAGTACGGAAACGACTCCGTACCCGAGATCCTGGCCGGCCCCGACGCCGCCACCGAGCTCGCCGCCTCCGCCTGCCACACCGTGCTCAACGGCATCACCGGCTCCATCGGCCTCGCCCCCACCCTTGCCGCGCTCGAAGCCGGCCGGACGCTTGCCCTCGCCAACAAGGAATCGCTCATCGTTGGCGGGCCGCTGGTCAAGGCCGTCGCCAAGCCGGGACAGATCATCCCCGTCGACTCCGAGCACGCCGCCCTCTTCCAGGCCCTGGCGGCCGGGACGAGGGCCGATGTACGCAAGCTCGTCGTCACCGCCTCCGGCGGGCCCTTCCGGGGCCGTACGCGAGCCGAGCTGGCGAACGTGACCCCCAAGGACGCCCTCGCGCACCCCACCTGGGCGATGGGCCCGGTGATCACGATCAACTCCGCGACCCTCGTCAACAAGGGCCTGGAGGTCATTGAGGCGCATCTCCTCTACGACATCCCCTTCGACCGTATCGAGGTCGTCGTCCACCCCCAGTCGTACGTCCACTCGATGGTGGAGTTCACGGACGGCTCGACCATGGCCCAGGCCACCCCGCCCGATATGCGTGGTCCGATCGCCATTGGCATCGGCTGGCCGGAGCGGGTCCCGGACGCGGCCCCCGCCTTCGACTGGTCGAAGGCCTCGGCCTGGGAGTTCTTTCCGCTCGACACGGAGGCCTTCCCGTCGGTGGGACTCGCCCGGCAGGTGGGGGAGCTGGGCGGAACGGCCCCGGCGGTGTTCAATGCCGCGAATGAGGAGTGCGTGGACGCGTTTCTCGCCGGTCGGCTGCCGTTCAACGGAATCATGGATACGGTCACCCAAGTCGTCGCGGAACACGGCGCCCCCGCCGCGGGAACCTCACTCACGGTGGCGGACGTCCTCGAAGCGGAGACCTGGGCCCGGTCCAGGGCCCGTGAGACGGCAGAGAAATTCAGTGAAGGACGGCCCGCGGAGGCTCGCGCATGA
- a CDS encoding RIP metalloprotease gives MTILLTVLGIALFAVGLLFSIAWHELGHLSTAKLFGIRVPQYMVGFGPTVWSRHKGETEYGVKAIPMGGYIRMIGMFPPGEDGRIEARSTSPWRGMIEDARSAAFEELEPGDEKRLFYTRKPWKRVIVMFAGPFMNLVLAVVIFLGVAMSFGFPTQTTDVAGVQKCVISQSEKRDTCKKGDPVSPAQAAGLQEGDKIVAFNGQRVEDWSTLSRHIRETIGPATITVERNGQEEVLKATLAKNMVAAKDADGEVIPKKFVEAGYLGFAARTEILPLTFTDSVDRMGDMIQNGAEAIIVLPSKVPDLWNAAFGDGERKDDSPVGVVGAARISGELMNVDAPTQNIVAWFMLLLAGFNLSLFLFNMLPLLPLDGGHIAGALWESVRRKVAKVFRRPDPGPFDVAKLMPVAYVVASIFICFTLLVLVADIVNPVKIS, from the coding sequence ATGACGATTCTGTTGACGGTCCTCGGCATAGCGCTGTTTGCCGTGGGGCTGCTGTTCTCCATTGCCTGGCACGAACTGGGCCATCTCTCGACGGCCAAGCTCTTCGGCATCCGGGTGCCCCAGTACATGGTCGGCTTCGGTCCGACCGTGTGGTCCCGGCACAAGGGCGAGACGGAGTACGGCGTCAAGGCCATCCCCATGGGTGGCTACATCCGCATGATCGGGATGTTCCCGCCGGGGGAGGACGGCCGGATCGAGGCCCGGTCCACCTCGCCCTGGCGCGGGATGATCGAGGACGCCCGCTCGGCGGCCTTCGAGGAGCTCGAGCCGGGTGACGAGAAGCGGCTCTTCTACACGCGCAAGCCGTGGAAGCGCGTCATCGTGATGTTCGCGGGACCGTTCATGAACCTGGTCCTCGCCGTCGTGATCTTCCTCGGTGTGGCCATGTCCTTCGGCTTCCCGACCCAGACCACCGATGTGGCCGGGGTCCAGAAGTGCGTCATCTCGCAGAGCGAGAAGCGCGACACGTGCAAGAAGGGCGACCCGGTCTCGCCCGCCCAGGCCGCGGGCCTCCAGGAGGGCGACAAGATCGTTGCCTTCAACGGGCAGCGCGTCGAGGACTGGTCCACGCTCTCCCGCCACATCCGCGAGACGATCGGCCCGGCCACCATCACCGTGGAGCGCAACGGCCAGGAGGAAGTCCTCAAGGCCACGCTCGCCAAGAACATGGTCGCGGCGAAGGACGCGGACGGTGAGGTCATCCCCAAGAAGTTCGTCGAGGCCGGCTACCTCGGCTTCGCGGCCAGGACCGAGATCCTCCCGCTCACCTTCACCGATTCCGTGGACCGCATGGGCGACATGATCCAGAACGGTGCCGAGGCGATCATCGTGCTGCCGTCCAAGGTCCCCGACCTGTGGAACGCGGCCTTCGGTGACGGAGAGCGCAAGGACGACTCCCCGGTCGGTGTGGTCGGCGCCGCCCGCATCAGCGGTGAGCTGATGAACGTGGACGCCCCGACACAGAACATCGTGGCGTGGTTCATGCTGCTGCTCGCGGGCTTCAACCTCTCGCTGTTCCTGTTCAACATGCTGCCGCTGCTGCCGCTGGACGGCGGGCATATCGCGGGAGCGCTGTGGGAGTCCGTACGCCGTAAGGTCGCGAAGGTGTTCCGGCGCCCCGACCCCGGTCCGTTCGACGTGGCCAAGCTGATGCCGGTCGCGTACGTCGTGGCGAGCATCTTCATCTGCTTCACCCTGCTCGTGCTGGTCGCCGACATCGTCAACCCGGTCAAAATCAGCTGA